From one Triticum aestivum cultivar Chinese Spring chromosome 4B, IWGSC CS RefSeq v2.1, whole genome shotgun sequence genomic stretch:
- the LOC123094643 gene encoding mediator of DNA damage checkpoint protein 1 isoform X2 has translation MEASTTNTTTPPAAAASKRRRKAALPLGDLTNLLPSTPAPRNPSAKRPLRPPRPDASASATPVSKASSAAAVEEPGLVKSPISTIYTSRATRGRRNPTSVKVPFPTGAVASCPPLGKTTRASSHSTKKAPAAQDPRPISSSAPCHQAKKKRHLGVENSSSGRPKLPDDFVEKHKAYFQEIDAFELPVEEVSETD, from the exons ATGGAAGCCTCTACCACCAACACGACCACGCCACCGGCGGCAGCCGCCAGCAAGCGGAGGCGGAAGGCGGCGCTGCCCCTAGGGGATCTGACCAACCTCCTCCCGAGCACCCCAGCCCCGAGAAACCCTAGCGCCAAGCGGcccctccggccgccgcgccccgACGCCTCCGCGTCGGCCACGCCCGTCTCCAAGGCCTCTTCCGCCGCCG CTGTTGAGGAGCCGGGTTTGGTGAAATCGCCCATCTCGACGATTTACACGAGTCGAGCGACTCGGGGGAGGAGAAATCCCACCAGTGTCAAGGTGCCCTTTCCAACTGGAGCAGTAGCAAGTTGCCCCCCTCTTGGGAAAACTACAAGGGCCAGCAG TCACTCAACTAAAAAAGCCCCAGCGGCTCAGGATCCTCGTCCTATTTCATCCTCAGCTCCTTGTCATCAAGCTAAAAAG AAGAGGCACTTGGGCGTGGAGAACTCATCTTCTGGCAGACCCAAGTTACCAGATGATTTCGTCGAGAAGCACAAAGCATACTTCCAGGAGATCGACGCCTTTGAACTGCCAGTGGAAGAGGTCTCAGAAACTGACTGA
- the LOC123094643 gene encoding mediator of DNA damage checkpoint protein 1 isoform X1 — protein MEASTTNTTTPPAAAASKRRRKAALPLGDLTNLLPSTPAPRNPSAKRPLRPPRPDASASATPVSKASSAAAVEEPGLVKSPISTIYTSRATRGRRNPTSVKVPFPTGAVASCPPLGKTTRASSHSTKKAPAAQDPRPISSSAPCHQAKKKKRHLGVENSSSGRPKLPDDFVEKHKAYFQEIDAFELPVEEVSETD, from the exons ATGGAAGCCTCTACCACCAACACGACCACGCCACCGGCGGCAGCCGCCAGCAAGCGGAGGCGGAAGGCGGCGCTGCCCCTAGGGGATCTGACCAACCTCCTCCCGAGCACCCCAGCCCCGAGAAACCCTAGCGCCAAGCGGcccctccggccgccgcgccccgACGCCTCCGCGTCGGCCACGCCCGTCTCCAAGGCCTCTTCCGCCGCCG CTGTTGAGGAGCCGGGTTTGGTGAAATCGCCCATCTCGACGATTTACACGAGTCGAGCGACTCGGGGGAGGAGAAATCCCACCAGTGTCAAGGTGCCCTTTCCAACTGGAGCAGTAGCAAGTTGCCCCCCTCTTGGGAAAACTACAAGGGCCAGCAG TCACTCAACTAAAAAAGCCCCAGCGGCTCAGGATCCTCGTCCTATTTCATCCTCAGCTCCTTGTCATCAAGCTAAAAAG AAGAAGAGGCACTTGGGCGTGGAGAACTCATCTTCTGGCAGACCCAAGTTACCAGATGATTTCGTCGAGAAGCACAAAGCATACTTCCAGGAGATCGACGCCTTTGAACTGCCAGTGGAAGAGGTCTCAGAAACTGACTGA